In one Pseudodesulfovibrio tunisiensis genomic region, the following are encoded:
- a CDS encoding MinD/ParA family protein, translating into MINQNKTLSLSIMSGKGGVGKTNIVLNLGYALREAEQSSMLMDCDLGLANLDVLLGISPDKNLQDLLQTGVSAEDVLVPIEPDGGLDILPATSGVPELVEMDEDMQDIIIHKLTGMAGDYDFLILDLGAGISRTVLSFAALTQLRIMVVTPEPTSMTDSYAMIKVLSSQHKVRDFLILVNQAATRNEAKVTFERLAAACKNFLDITVTNLGYIRQDSTVIESVRHQTPLLKFAPNCPASKDIRALAKRLLRYREDNRDRISRRPILRDFPEM; encoded by the coding sequence ATGATCAATCAGAACAAGACACTGAGCCTGTCCATCATGAGCGGCAAGGGCGGTGTGGGCAAAACCAATATCGTGCTGAATCTCGGCTATGCCCTACGTGAGGCCGAACAGTCCTCCATGCTCATGGATTGTGATCTGGGCCTTGCCAATCTCGACGTGTTGCTGGGAATTTCCCCGGACAAGAATCTTCAGGATCTGCTGCAGACCGGCGTTTCCGCCGAGGATGTGCTGGTTCCCATCGAACCCGACGGAGGTCTGGACATTCTGCCCGCCACAAGCGGCGTGCCCGAACTCGTGGAGATGGACGAGGACATGCAGGACATCATCATCCACAAGCTTACGGGCATGGCCGGGGATTACGATTTCCTGATTCTCGACCTCGGCGCGGGCATCAGCAGGACCGTGCTCTCCTTCGCGGCCCTCACCCAGTTGCGCATCATGGTCGTGACCCCGGAGCCGACCTCCATGACCGACAGTTATGCCATGATCAAGGTCTTGTCCTCGCAGCACAAGGTTCGCGATTTTCTGATTCTCGTGAATCAGGCCGCAACCCGGAATGAAGCCAAGGTCACCTTCGAACGGTTGGCCGCCGCCTGCAAAAACTTTCTGGATATCACGGTCACGAATCTCGGCTATATCCGTCAGGATTCCACGGTGATTGAATCCGTGCGCCACCAGACCCCCCTGTTGAAATTCGCGCCTAACTGTCCGGCCAGCAAGGATATTCGAGCGCTGGCAAAGCGACTTCTCCGGTACCGGGAAGACAACAGGGACCGCATTTCCAGACGGCCGATTCTCCGGGATTTTCCCGAAATGTGA
- a CDS encoding GGDEF domain-containing protein produces the protein MPKESRNSLFSESGIARELANLQTELCNLSEECGAIGNGDNAIWVFRLFQGVSPDDWVDLAKKHDFSGWLTLPIDGNAYPHLRQFQEILERLAYQTEHDPLTGLANRRAFDRTLEIEIERTKRTNAPLSLAILDLDDFKHINDTYGHPKGDEVLKQFAECLDSTTRAYDLAARIGGEEFTLLLAGAGTVKAKQMLNRVRNQLGSIRFDSPQGAFNVTCSIGLTCYKGAVDLSTAEFIELADQALYEAKRAGKNRLEVSRLPFVDMVPKETLVHADEKQFLFGSK, from the coding sequence ATGCCCAAGGAAAGCCGAAATAGCCTTTTTTCCGAATCCGGAATCGCCAGGGAGCTCGCCAACCTCCAGACCGAACTCTGCAATCTCTCCGAAGAATGCGGAGCCATCGGCAATGGGGACAACGCCATCTGGGTCTTTCGTCTTTTTCAGGGCGTCAGTCCAGATGACTGGGTTGATCTTGCCAAAAAGCATGATTTTTCCGGCTGGCTCACCCTGCCCATAGACGGAAACGCCTATCCGCATCTGCGGCAGTTTCAGGAAATACTCGAACGGTTGGCCTACCAGACCGAGCACGATCCCCTGACCGGCTTGGCCAATCGAAGAGCTTTTGACAGAACGCTGGAAATCGAAATCGAGCGGACCAAACGGACAAATGCACCCTTGTCCCTGGCCATTCTCGATCTGGACGATTTCAAGCATATCAACGACACCTACGGGCACCCCAAGGGCGATGAAGTGTTGAAGCAGTTTGCCGAATGCCTGGATTCAACGACTCGTGCCTATGATCTTGCCGCCCGCATCGGCGGTGAGGAGTTCACCCTGCTTCTGGCCGGAGCCGGAACCGTGAAAGCCAAGCAGATGCTGAACCGCGTGCGAAATCAACTCGGCAGCATTCGCTTCGACTCTCCTCAGGGAGCTTTCAACGTGACCTGTTCCATAGGCCTGACCTGCTACAAGGGGGCCGTGGATCTCTCCACCGCCGAATTCATCGAGCTGGCGGATCAGGCTCTTTACGAAGCCAAGCGGGCGGGCAAGAATCGTCTGGAGGTGTCGAGACTTCCCTTTGTCGACATGGTACCCAAGGAAACTCTGGTTCATGCCGATGAAAAGCAATTTCTTTTCGGTTCCAAGTAG
- the lnt gene encoding apolipoprotein N-acyltransferase, which translates to MSYLILIAMFGAWAGFANPVFQFPLAALGLPLGLAWIGFRATSARKAFRFGWLAGTLAATGCLYWMVIPVSQYGNFPFLLALPCPMLVGAVLGMYYGAFSAFMHVAGKHVSGAILCLLAGLVWAALEILCGTLFTGFPWMNLASAFTPWPAAIQLASIVGAYGLSGIFVVLAVSLLLCSTYRSSLALAVFMAILVAGFGLFRLQQPLPDGPEIDIALIQGNVDQSRKWDGRFQVDTVEKYIGLTRKAEQEAAPELAIWPETAMPFYLQERTRLSEVVRKFVRESSVAVLTGTPAYEMTNPQTRDYVLFNRAALVSRDGRIREYYDKEHLVPFGEYMPFEEWLPFGKLVQAAGDFVPGKTSAPLSVGKAALGTLICYEAIFPELAQKQVAQGATVLVNISNDAWFGRTSAPMQHLSLATLRAVEQGRWLARSTNTGISAAIDPHGRITARSGMFTEEFLNIRVKAIDEKTIFHHTCPTLAWGIPLAALLGVAFVVRREHIARKR; encoded by the coding sequence GTGTCGTATCTCATTCTGATTGCCATGTTCGGAGCCTGGGCCGGATTTGCCAACCCGGTATTCCAGTTTCCTCTGGCTGCGCTCGGCTTGCCTCTCGGACTTGCCTGGATCGGTTTTCGTGCCACTTCCGCCAGAAAGGCGTTTCGTTTCGGATGGCTGGCAGGGACATTGGCGGCAACCGGCTGTCTGTACTGGATGGTCATTCCCGTCAGCCAGTATGGCAATTTCCCGTTTTTGCTGGCCTTGCCCTGCCCCATGCTGGTGGGAGCGGTGCTCGGCATGTACTACGGCGCGTTTTCCGCATTCATGCACGTGGCCGGAAAGCATGTTTCCGGCGCGATTCTCTGTTTGCTGGCCGGTCTTGTCTGGGCCGCCCTGGAAATCCTCTGCGGCACGCTGTTCACGGGATTCCCGTGGATGAACCTTGCTTCGGCATTCACGCCGTGGCCCGCTGCAATCCAGCTTGCTTCCATTGTCGGGGCATACGGTCTTTCCGGCATATTCGTTGTGCTGGCCGTCAGTCTCCTGCTTTGTTCCACGTATCGTTCCTCGCTTGCACTGGCCGTGTTCATGGCAATCCTGGTTGCCGGATTCGGCCTGTTTCGATTGCAGCAGCCGCTGCCGGACGGCCCCGAAATCGACATTGCCCTGATTCAGGGCAATGTCGATCAGAGCCGGAAATGGGATGGCAGGTTTCAGGTCGATACCGTTGAAAAATACATCGGCCTGACCCGCAAGGCCGAACAGGAAGCAGCCCCGGAGCTGGCCATCTGGCCGGAAACCGCCATGCCGTTCTATCTTCAGGAGCGTACACGGCTTTCGGAGGTGGTGCGGAAATTTGTCCGGGAATCCTCCGTGGCCGTGCTGACTGGCACCCCGGCCTATGAAATGACCAACCCGCAAACGCGCGACTATGTCCTGTTCAACCGGGCCGCACTGGTTTCCCGGGATGGTCGCATTCGCGAGTATTACGACAAGGAACATCTGGTTCCCTTTGGCGAATACATGCCGTTCGAGGAGTGGCTGCCCTTTGGCAAGCTGGTTCAGGCTGCCGGGGATTTCGTGCCGGGAAAGACCTCCGCACCGCTGTCCGTGGGAAAGGCGGCTCTCGGCACGCTCATCTGCTACGAAGCCATTTTCCCGGAGCTGGCGCAGAAACAGGTTGCGCAGGGAGCGACCGTGCTGGTGAACATCAGCAACGACGCATGGTTCGGCCGAACTTCCGCCCCCATGCAGCACCTGTCTCTGGCGACTCTTCGCGCTGTTGAGCAGGGCCGTTGGCTGGCAAGGTCCACCAACACAGGCATTTCCGCAGCCATCGACCCCCATGGCCGCATTACGGCGCGCTCGGGCATGTTCACGGAAGAGTTTCTGAACATCCGGGTGAAAGCCATTGACGAAAAAACAATATTCCACCACACTTGCCCCACGCTGGCTTGGGGGATTCCCTTGGCCGCTCTTTTGGGAGTCGCCTTTGTGGTGAGGCGTGAGCATATCGCGAGAAAGAGATAA
- the dapA gene encoding 4-hydroxy-tetrahydrodipicolinate synthase — protein MELRGALTALSTPFKNGEVDEEAYRAFIEWQIEQGIDGLVPCGTTGEAATLDHDEQGRVIRICVEQAKGRVPVIAGAGSNNTREAVYLTRLAKEAGADGALQITPYYNKPTPDGLIAHFKAISEEVPFPIVVYNVPGRTGLNLLPKDLKRIVDAVPDVIGVKEATGNMIQAAQVVEECGKDFTLLSGDDFTVLPLLSVGGRGVISVVSNIMPGEMAGLCKAWEERDMETALDLSLKLAPVSRAMFMETNPIPVKTALYMKGIFSSEDFRLPLVNLRSENKPKLEKVLKDAGLL, from the coding sequence ATGGAATTGCGAGGAGCGCTAACAGCTCTGTCAACGCCGTTCAAGAACGGTGAAGTTGACGAGGAAGCCTATCGCGCGTTCATCGAATGGCAGATCGAGCAAGGCATCGACGGGCTCGTTCCCTGCGGAACCACGGGCGAAGCCGCTACCCTGGACCACGACGAACAGGGACGTGTCATCCGCATTTGCGTGGAACAGGCCAAGGGCCGGGTGCCGGTCATTGCCGGAGCCGGTTCCAACAACACCCGTGAAGCCGTGTATCTGACCCGCCTTGCCAAGGAGGCCGGGGCCGACGGTGCATTGCAGATCACGCCGTATTACAACAAACCCACTCCTGACGGCCTTATTGCCCATTTCAAGGCGATTTCCGAGGAAGTCCCCTTCCCCATCGTCGTGTACAATGTTCCCGGGCGTACCGGCCTGAATCTGCTTCCCAAGGATTTGAAACGCATTGTGGATGCGGTTCCCGACGTCATCGGCGTCAAGGAAGCCACTGGCAACATGATCCAGGCAGCTCAGGTCGTGGAGGAATGTGGCAAGGACTTCACCCTGCTTTCCGGCGACGACTTCACCGTGCTGCCCCTGCTGTCCGTGGGCGGACGTGGCGTCATTTCCGTGGTGTCCAACATCATGCCCGGGGAAATGGCCGGTCTGTGCAAGGCATGGGAAGAACGCGACATGGAAACCGCTCTTGACCTGAGCCTCAAGCTGGCCCCGGTCAGTCGTGCCATGTTCATGGAGACCAATCCCATTCCCGTGAAGACCGCCCTGTACATGAAAGGCATCTTTTCCTCCGAGGATTTTCGTCTTCCTCTGGTCAACCTGCGTTCCGAGAACAAACCCAAACTGGAAAAAGTGCTCAAAGACGCTGGTCTATTGTAA
- the prfB gene encoding peptide chain release factor 2 (programmed frameshift): MQEYQDLKLASADLLKKFETLWGRLDYSETKSRLDEIEKEFSKPGAWDKPEELTPVLKEKSQLATKLEMYDGLAGAKEDLEAWLELAHDDQSEDALSALNDQLAVFRKHLHGTEMAAMFAFEHDRSNAILEIHPGAGGVESQDWAEMLLRMYMRYAERRGFKVKQLDYQPGEEAGVKSVTIQIEGLYAYGLLKGEAGVHRLIRMSPFDSSGRRHTSFSSVDVYPDMDEDIEIEVREEDLRVDVYRASGPGGQHVNKTNSAVRITHEPSGIVVQCQNEKSQIRNKQTAMRILKARLYEQELKRQEESRRTDYQSKEAIAWGSQIRTYTLQPYRLVKDHRTNAEDGNVDAVLDGSLDELIRNYLLYLHAQGKPK; encoded by the exons ATGCAAGAATACCAAGACTTGAAACTGGCATCCGCCGACCTTCTGAAAAAATTCGAGACGCTCTGGGGGCGTCTT GACTATTCCGAGACCAAATCCCGCCTCGATGAGATAGAAAAGGAATTTTCCAAGCCCGGAGCCTGGGACAAGCCCGAAGAACTGACTCCTGTCCTCAAGGAAAAGAGTCAGCTTGCGACCAAGCTGGAAATGTACGATGGGCTTGCCGGAGCCAAGGAAGATCTTGAGGCATGGCTTGAACTTGCCCACGATGATCAGAGCGAGGACGCCCTTTCCGCTCTGAATGATCAACTCGCTGTCTTCAGGAAGCACCTGCACGGCACGGAAATGGCCGCCATGTTCGCATTCGAGCATGATCGGTCCAATGCCATTCTGGAAATTCATCCGGGAGCTGGCGGCGTCGAGTCTCAGGACTGGGCGGAAATGCTCTTGCGCATGTACATGCGTTATGCGGAACGACGGGGATTCAAGGTAAAGCAGCTTGATTACCAGCCCGGCGAGGAAGCGGGCGTCAAGTCCGTGACCATTCAGATCGAGGGATTGTATGCCTACGGTCTGCTCAAGGGCGAGGCAGGTGTTCATCGTCTGATTCGCATGTCTCCGTTCGACTCCTCGGGTCGAAGGCACACGTCGTTTTCTTCGGTGGATGTCTACCCCGACATGGACGAAGACATTGAAATCGAGGTCCGCGAAGAGGATTTGCGCGTCGACGTGTACCGGGCCAGCGGTCCGGGCGGTCAGCATGTGAACAAGACCAACTCCGCCGTGCGCATCACGCATGAACCCAGCGGAATCGTGGTCCAGTGCCAGAACGAAAAGTCGCAGATTCGAAACAAGCAGACGGCCATGCGCATCCTCAAGGCCCGGCTCTACGAACAGGAGCTGAAAAGGCAGGAGGAAAGCCGCAGAACCGACTATCAGTCCAAGGAAGCCATTGCCTGGGGCAGCCAGATACGGACGTATACCCTGCAACCGTATCGGCTGGTCAAAGACCACCGGACCAATGCCGAGGACGGCAATGTCGATGCCGTTCTGGACGGAAGTCTGGACGAACTCATCAGAAACTATCTATTGTACCTCCATGCCCAAGGAAAGCCGAAATAG
- a CDS encoding UshA-like (seleno)protein family 2, whose amino-acid sequence MRRIFFSLLLAVLFCAASARAGDTPLLTILYTANTFGTLRPCPSUGGKTLGGVARRATYFMEHEADSPTLRVGGGFEFMHKAGPVPEPASLSALAKALNFMKYDLGLLAEAETDALRDAGIGLDGAWHSAEDHPFTTVVLPSGKRIGFLRYPELRGDDEVPSSALLKKVRFQVREHRSKVDLLIGMSDWGWIGEREYLAGSSDDMPHILLGSGRGSGVNGRLNNAGNCIWVRPYDKGRTVSEIRVSALPGPNPDFKWNNLDTVSVKAVGLRDNIADNPEVSAILP is encoded by the coding sequence ATGCGACGGATATTTTTCAGCCTGCTGCTGGCCGTGCTGTTTTGCGCAGCATCGGCCAGAGCGGGCGATACCCCGTTGCTGACCATACTCTACACGGCGAACACCTTTGGGACGCTTCGCCCATGCCCCTCCTGAGGCGGAAAAACCTTGGGAGGTGTGGCCCGGCGGGCCACCTATTTCATGGAGCATGAAGCGGATTCGCCTACGTTGAGAGTTGGCGGCGGTTTTGAATTCATGCACAAGGCCGGTCCGGTTCCGGAACCGGCCTCTCTTTCTGCCCTTGCAAAAGCCCTGAATTTCATGAAGTATGACCTCGGGCTTTTGGCCGAGGCGGAAACTGACGCCTTGCGGGATGCTGGGATTGGTCTTGACGGCGCCTGGCATTCCGCAGAGGATCACCCTTTCACGACAGTGGTTCTCCCCTCGGGAAAACGGATCGGCTTTCTGAGATATCCGGAACTCCGTGGGGATGACGAAGTCCCATCCTCTGCTCTTTTGAAAAAAGTACGGTTTCAGGTCAGGGAGCATCGCTCCAAGGTCGATCTGCTGATAGGCATGAGCGACTGGGGGTGGATCGGCGAACGCGAATATCTCGCTGGTTCGTCCGACGACATGCCCCACATCCTGCTGGGAAGCGGCAGAGGCAGCGGTGTCAACGGCCGATTGAACAATGCGGGCAACTGCATTTGGGTCCGCCCCTACGACAAGGGACGTACTGTCAGTGAAATTCGCGTAAGCGCGCTTCCGGGGCCGAATCCGGATTTCAAGTGGAACAACCTGGATACGGTTTCAGTAAAGGCCGTGGGACTGCGCGACAATATTGCGGACAACCCCGAAGTGAGTGCCATCCTCCCATAG
- a CDS encoding HU family DNA-binding protein, with the protein MVQPHLSEGETMNKSELIKALAEKRKIHVDEATKVVGAFVDSIKEALLRGDRVEIRGFGSFKIKDYEGYVGRNPKTGDVVQVQPKKLPFFRPGKELKEYINN; encoded by the coding sequence CTGGTTCAACCACATCTCTCAGAGGGGGAAACCATGAACAAAAGTGAATTGATCAAGGCTCTGGCAGAAAAGAGGAAAATCCATGTGGACGAAGCCACCAAGGTGGTAGGAGCCTTCGTCGATTCCATCAAGGAAGCGCTCCTTCGCGGCGACCGTGTGGAAATTCGCGGCTTTGGCAGCTTCAAGATCAAGGATTACGAAGGCTATGTCGGCCGTAATCCCAAGACCGGAGACGTGGTTCAGGTTCAGCCCAAAAAGCTGCCCTTCTTCCGCCCCGGCAAGGAATTGAAGGAATACATCAACAACTAG